One Melospiza melodia melodia isolate bMelMel2 chromosome 1, bMelMel2.pri, whole genome shotgun sequence genomic window carries:
- the RPP38 gene encoding LOW QUALITY PROTEIN: ribonuclease P protein subunit p38 (The sequence of the model RefSeq protein was modified relative to this genomic sequence to represent the inferred CDS: inserted 2 bases in 1 codon; deleted 2 bases in 1 codon; substituted 1 base at 1 genomic stop codon) has translation MRPXAQRGHRPPAESRHSGSRHSTASSSCSARSGHRPAAERLPRHGRGRSGTXGRSGARSRPAACSWSAGRPRVTKHRINHLRMSVIQPGTATLRKAKKTTVKTCLDNPFVFQWKTIDGEDMHFILETLEERIKHIGLKKIESPRKKKRSLTKRQTERKCDAGTNDFPKEEAESHPQKSGWTDISIRRQLAIGVNEVTKALEKNELLLLLVCKSAKPAMLTSHLVELSASRATPAGQVPRLSETLAPLLGLTSILALGFRKHSDTFTEAVAAIIPKIPALEVPWFQYRTEESVAYADTDSSGSLEPEELAEVLGDKLTSQKRKHTESSQPDLSHVILQPLKIKKLVPNPNKIKKPPRKKKKAFSA, from the exons ATGCGGCCTTGAGCGCAGCGCGGGCACCGCCCGCCCGCCGAGAGCCGCCACAGCGGGAGCCGCCACAGCAccgcc agctcctcctgctcggCGCGCTCCGGACACCGCCCCGCCGCGGAGAGACTCCCCCGCCACGGCCGGGGGCGGAGCGGGac ggggcggagcggggccagGTCGCGTCCCGCGGCGTGTTCCTGGAGCGCGGGAAGGCCGAG GGTGACAAAACACAGGATCAACCACCTCAGGATGTCTGTAATTCAGCCAGGCACGGCAACACTTCGGAAAGCAAAGAAAACCACTGTAAAAACGTGTTTAGATAACCCCTTTGTTTTCCAATGGAAAACCATCGATGGAGAAGATATGCATTTTATACTAGAGACCTTAGAAGAAAGGATTAAACATATTGGACTTAAAAAGATTGAGAGTCCAAGAAAGAAAAAACGTTCCCTCACAAAAAGACAAACGGAAAGAAAGTGTGATGCCGGCACCAATGATTTCCCTAAAGAGGAAGCAGAAAGCCACCCACAGAAATCAGGATGGACTGACATAAGTATCAGAAGACAGCTTGCTATTGGAGTTAACGAAGTTACAAAAGCATTGGAAAAAAACGAACTTCTCCTCTTGCTGGTGTGCAAGTCTGCCAAGCCCGCGATGCTCACGTCGCACCTGGTGGAGCTGAGCGCCAGCCGCGCCACGCCGGCGGGGCAGGTGCCGCGCCTCAGCGAGACCCTCGCGCCCCTCCTGGGCCTGACCTCCATCCTGGCGCTCGGCTTCAGAAAGCACTCGGACACGTTCACCGAGGCTGTAGCAGCCATAATCCCGAAGATACCGGCCTTGGAAGTGCCGTGGTTTCAGTACAGAACTGAAGAATCCGTGGCTTATGCAGACACAGATTCCTCAGGAAGCCTGGAACCCGAAGAGCTTGCAGAGGTGCTGGGGGATAAGCTCACAAGTCAGAAGCGGAAGCATACGGAAAGCAGTCAGCCTGATCTTTCACATGTAATTTTGCAGCCTTTGAAAATCAAGAAACTTGTCCCAAATCCCAATAAGATAAAGAAACCACCTCGCAAAAAGAAAAAGGCTTTTTCAGCATAA